The Corylus avellana chromosome ca11, CavTom2PMs-1.0 genome contains the following window.
ACTTGATGTTGATGGGATTTTCCGGCTATACTCACAAAATCTGAAACAGAAAGGAAACTGGTCAATTGAATGGTCATCTTCACTTGATAAGTGCGATCCTAAGGGTCTTTGCGGATTAAATAGTTTTTGTGCTTCATTTGATCAAGAGCCTGACTGTTTATGTATTCCGGGATTCGAAAAGGTACACCCAGGCAACAGGACTGCAGGCTGTGAGAGGAGCTTCCCTGAAGAAGGttgcaacaacaaaaatggagaTATTAAATACAGTTTTGAAGAAGTGTCTAACACCATATGGGAAGATGTTTCATATTCTGTTCTGTCAGTACCATCCAAAGAATCTTGCGAACAAGCTTGTTTGGAGGATTGTAACTGTGAAGCTGCGCTATTCAAAGACAGGACGTGCAGCAAACAAAGGCTTCCATTGAGATATGGGAGAAGGACACAGACTAATCCAAACATAGCTTTCATCAAGGTAAGTATTTCTACACCCACTACTCCAAATGGAAATATGCcgaaagaaaacaagaaagagtTTCGAGAGGACATCCTTATTATTTGTGCTTCATTTGTTGCATTCGGATGCATGATGTTGGTAGTTTCtggatttgttttttataaaaatcatttcCGGTATAGAAAACTATCttatgatggaaatgttgaaCTGAGTCACGAGTTTGCTCCGCGATCGTTCACTTACTCAGAACTCGAGCAAGTGACGGGTGGTTTCACGGAAGAGGTTGGCAGAGGATCATTCGGCGCAGTGTTTAAAGGGGCAATGTCTATTGGCGAGAAGGTTGTAGCTGTCAAAAGATTAGAGAAAGTGTTGGCCGAAGGAGAAAGAGAATTTCAgactgagatgaaagttattgGGAGGACACATCATAAAAACCTTGTTCGTCTGCTGGGGTATTGCCATGACGGAATTCATAGGCTTTTGGTTTATGAGTACATGAGCAATGGGTCGCTTGCGGATGTGCTCTTCACACCAGAAAAACAACCATGTTGGGACGAAAGAATGGGAATTGCTCGCAATGTAGCAAAAGGAATTCTTTATCTCCATGAAGAGTGTGATGAACAAATCATTCATTGTGACATAAAGCCTCATAACATCCTCATGGATGAGTTTGGGTGTGCAAAAATCTCTGATTTTGGATTGGCAAAACTCTTGAAGCAAGACCAA
Protein-coding sequences here:
- the LOC132164964 gene encoding G-type lectin S-receptor-like serine/threonine-protein kinase LECRK3; translated protein: MDFITLFFLFSAFFSASAQQIQSNVSRGSSLTPTANSTWLSHSGLYAFGFYKQGNGYAVGIFIAGIPEKTVVWTANRDGLPVPKNTTLLFASDGRLVLQMGQEQLAVVADSSGSASASMLNSGNFVIYNSKKVIIWQSFDYPTDTFLPSQRLLAGHEMFSSISETDHSTGIFRLKMQNDGNLVQYPVDTPDTAPYAYYASGTNGLGDNVTLNFAADGYLYLLNATGFNIKNLTAGGHPTEETIYLMRLDVDGIFRLYSQNLKQKGNWSIEWSSSLDKCDPKGLCGLNSFCASFDQEPDCLCIPGFEKVHPGNRTAGCERSFPEEGCNNKNGDIKYSFEEVSNTIWEDVSYSVLSVPSKESCEQACLEDCNCEAALFKDRTCSKQRLPLRYGRRTQTNPNIAFIKVSISTPTTPNGNMPKENKKEFREDILIICASFVAFGCMMLVVSGFVFYKNHFRYRKLSYDGNVELSHEFAPRSFTYSELEQVTGGFTEEVGRGSFGAVFKGAMSIGEKVVAVKRLEKVLAEGEREFQTEMKVIGRTHHKNLVRLLGYCHDGIHRLLVYEYMSNGSLADVLFTPEKQPCWDERMGIARNVAKGILYLHEECDEQIIHCDIKPHNILMDEFGCAKISDFGLAKLLKQDQTKTFTGIRGTRGYVAPEWHRKLPITVKADVYSYGIVLLEIICCRKNVDWNLPEKEAILEEWAYHCFETGDITKLLGDEEVDKKQVERMVRLAIWCIQDEPSLRPSMKKVLLMLEGTVDIPIPPSPASFLSAI